Proteins from a genomic interval of Phocoena phocoena chromosome 20, mPhoPho1.1, whole genome shotgun sequence:
- the LOC136140461 gene encoding metallothionein-1E-like has protein sequence MDPKCSCPTGGSCGCAGSCTCKACRCTSCKKSRCSCCPVGCAKCAQGCVCKGASDKCSCCA, from the exons ATGGACCCCAAGTGCTCCTGCCCCACTG GCGGCTCCTGCGGCTGCGCTGGCTCCTGCACCTGCAAAGCCTGCAGATGCACCTCCTGCAAGAAGA GCCGCTGCTCCTGCTGCCCCGTGGGCTGCGCCAAGTGTGCCCAGGGCTGCGTCTGCAAAGGGGCCTCGGACAAGTGCAGCTGCTGTGCCTGA